The following are encoded in a window of Vicugna pacos chromosome 2, VicPac4, whole genome shotgun sequence genomic DNA:
- the ZNF518B gene encoding zinc finger protein 518B: MQIKKMKDIGQQLYTTQVNDGRNSLTMSPKQPNASRATRPDRQEAQALLFQGSEAEAAVMTIATCVKCQSVHKVPLQDLKKGAGQSQKDDKYVCFKCSLGAAPQHFPFVNSSPGAAQIGNNPETMSSAVGNKFKVRNFKPGKYYCDKCRFSTKDPLQYKKHTLQHEEIKFICSHCSYISYTKGEFQRHLVRHTGIFPYQCEYCDYGAIRNDYIVKHRKRVHEKAGGKRPPRTGAKLEPKRTSASKPNPELLKASSPRTAFPNKLSDQLSRFSLHTNKDRTHSIMLFPESKEHQKDVVCVPNKASLSEPSGASPFENRSVEVEVLCPAREPVQPGMPLTVVAPAELVVPANCLAQLMDVKVVNGTQQLVLKLFPLEENNCLEAGGADGGNSKRVTKEKSPSEQEKVASAEQTKSLTIDRNVGKLAGIDNLQSSVQKQLKNVKWVRSYDFLMSNSSVHSGGESFLNSDIVENLQRKCYMYPHRTALPSVALKGHSPSSLIKSSVLSGLGTASTSFPYKAAVSFTEGRRHLHSDSRQLFPVAASPATISFSGEKGPLPVSRTELEPRREVSIPVKMVPSSRKLKAHQTQEHRAVLAAGQASSQRTSECLHINITGEDGIGPQQPGGEPRELQSSERTKDAFDGPVISSVFSLSSGSENVPEGVKWNSSTSKIKSIELLRRKIAQLIESCGRPSSLAANSAHLHSVGKASKATSKATPEGIQEINMSFTGAGYSTGTLQKPQDDGRVNGQLTRQQVYPQFVEGGSGKADSRVTRKPHVATPVLIPKGAVLRVLNSSEESHIIEATCEAPVSIPCNETQVIKPAPFCPVKQTDSDVQSLANESGPVDLSQTPDVSLRPKSRKEAAHCSALSKRPGPLHGQQGSGEVSKQGKLLSRSLPISKSKAKQVNSSKRKSRLQADASRCLKDPSIFQVARQLRLIAAKPDQLIKCPRRNQPVIVLNHPDVDSPEVSNVMKVINKYKGNVLKVVLSERTRCQLGIRRHHVRLTYQNAEEASQVRRQMMLKMKLKKVHKNNYQVVDSLPDDSSQCIFKCWFCGRLYEDQEEWMSHGQRHLIEATRDWDLLSSKGD; this comes from the coding sequence ATgcagataaagaagatgaagGATATAGGACAGCAGTTGTATACCACACAAGTGAATGACGGACGTAATTCCTTGACCATGTCACCCAAACAGCCTAATGCTAGTCGAGCGACTCGGCCAGACAGACAAGAAGCTCAGGCTCTTTTGTTTCAGGGCTCGGAGGCCGAGGCTGCCGTGATGACCATTGCTACGTGTGTCAAGTGTCAGAGTGTGCACAAGGTCCCTCTTCAGGATCTGAAGAAGGGTGCTGGGCAGAGCCAGAAGGACGACAAGTACGTTTGCTTCAAGTGCAGCCTCGGTGCGGCTCCCCAGCATTTTCCTTTTGTGAACAGTAGCCCCGGTGCTGCTCAGATAGGAAATAACCCCGAGACCATGTCAAGTGCTGTCGGTAACAAATTTAAGGTAAGGAACTTTAAGCCAGGTAAATACTATTGTGATAAATGTCGGTTTTCCACAAAGGACCCACTGCAGTACAAAAAGCACACACTTCAGCATGAAGAGATTAAATTCATTTGCTCTCACTGCAGCTACATTTCCTACACGAAAGGGGAGTTTCAGAGGCACTTGGTGAGACATACAGGCATATTCCCTTACCAGTGTGAGTACTGTGACTACGGCGCCATTAGAAATGACTACATTGTCAAACACAGGAAGAGGGTGCACGAGAAGGCCGGTGGGAAACGGCCGCCCAGAACCGGGGCCAAGCTGGAGCCAAAGAGAACCAGCGCTTCAAAGCCAAACCCGGAGCTTCTAAAAGCTTCCAGTCCAAGGACTGCGTTTCCAAATAAGTTGTCGGATCAGTTGTCAAGGTTCTCCCTCCACACAAATAAAGACCGAACGCACAGCATTATGTTGTTCCCTGAATCAAAGGAACACCAGAAGGATGTCGTGTGCGTTCCGAATAAAGCGAGCCTGTCGGAGCCAAGCGGAGCCAGCCCGTTTGAGAACAGAAGCGTGGAGGTGGAAGTGCTGTGCCCCGCGAGGGAGCCCGTCCAGCCTGGCATGCCGCTGACCGTCGTGGCGCCAGCAGAGCTGGTGGTCCCTGCGAACTGTTTAGCCCAGTTGATGGACGTGAAGGTAGTCAATGGAACACAGCAGCTTGTTCTGAAACTGTTTCCTCTGGAAGAAAATAATTGCCTTGAAGCTGGAGGGGCTGATGGAGGCAATTCTAAACGTGTGACTAAAGAGAAAAGTCCAAGTGAGCAAGAAAAAGTGGCTTCTGCTGAACAGACAAAGTCACTGACGATTGACAGGAATGTTGGAAAACTGGCAGGCATTGATAACCTTCAGTCATCAGTTCAGAAACAACTTAAAAACGTGAAATGGGTAAGGTCTTACGATTTTCTCATGTCAAATTCTAGTGTGCACAGTGGTGGGGAATCCTTTCTCAACTCTGATATAGTTGAGAATTTGCAGAGAAAATGTTACATGTATCCGCATAGAACTGCTCTTCCCTCCGTTGCCTTAAAAGGTCATTCTCCATCATCTCTCATAAAGAGCAGTGTTCTAAGTGGTCTTGGGACCGCATCCACCTCTTTTCCGTACAAAGCTGCCGTTTCTTTTACTGAGGGTAGAAGACATTTACACAGTGACTCACGCCAGTTATTTCCTGTTGCTGCTTCGCCTGCGACCATTTCCTTCTCTGGAGAAAAGGGCCCCCTGCCCGTAAGTAGAACTGAGCTGGAACCTAGACGTGAGGTCAGCATCCCTGTGAAGATGGTCCCCTCCAGCCGGAAGCTGAAAGCCCACCAGACACAGGAGCACAGGGCGGTCCTAGCTGCGGGCCAGGCTTCCTCCCAGCGCACCAGTGAGTGTTTGCACATAAACATAACGGGAGAAGACGGAATCGGGCCTCAGCAGCCCGGGGGCGAACCGCGGGAACTACAGAGTTCCGAAAGGACTAAGGACGCCTTCGACGGCCCAGTCATCTCCTCAGTGTTTTCTCTGAGCTCGGGGTCTGAGAACGTCCCTGAGGGCGTTAAGTGGAATAGTTCAACGTCTAAAATAAAGTCAATTGAACTCTTGCGCAGAAAGATAGCTCAGCTGATTGAGTCCTGTGGCAGGCCTTCGTCTTTGGCCGCAAACAGCGCACATCTTCATTCTGTGGGGAAGGCATCCAAGGCCACTTCGAAAGCCACCCCTGAAGGTATTCAAGAAATTAACATGTCATTCACTGGCGCTGGCTATTCCACGGGCACCCTCCAGAAACCTCAGGATGACGGTAGGGTTAATGGACAGCTTACTCGTCAGCAGGTGTATCCACAGTTTGTGGAAGGTGGCAGTGGGAAAGCCGACAGCAGAGTAACCAGGAAGCCACACGTGGCTACTCCAGTACTGATCCCCAAAGGGGCTGTGTTGAGGGTTCTTAATTCCTCCGAGGAGTCCCACATTATAGAGGCCACATGTGAAGCACCTGTCAGCATCCCTTGCAATGAGACACAGGTAATCAAACCTGCTCCGTTCTGTCCGGTGAAGCAGACAGACTCAGACGTGCAGTCTTTGGCGAATGAAAGCGGCCCAGTAGACCTGTCCCAAACTCCTGACGTGTCTCTTCGGCCTAAATCAAGAAAAGAGGCTGCTCATTGTAGCGCCCTGTCTAAAAGACCCGGACCCCTGCATGGACAGCAAGGAAGCGGTGAAGTGAGTAAGCAAGGGAAACTGTTGTCCAGGAGTCTTCCTATAAGCAAAAGTAAAGCCAAACAAGTCAATTCATCCAAGAGGAAAAGCAGACTTCAGGCTGATGCCAGCCGCTGCCTCAAGGATCCTTCCATCTTTCAGGTTGCCAGACAGCTTCGACTGATCGCAGCTAAACCAGACCAGCTGATTAAATGCCCACGGCGCAACCAGCCCGTCATTGTGTTAAACCACCCTGACGTTGACTCACCGGAAGTGTCCAACGTGATGAAGGTCATCAACAAGTACAAGGGCAACGTCCTGAAGGTGGTCCTGTCGGAGCGGACCCGGTGCCAGCTGGGCATCAGGCGGCATCATGTCCGGCTCACCTACCAGAACGCGGAGGAGGCCAGTCAGGTCAGAAGGCAAATGATGCTGAAAATGAAGCTTAAAAAAGTGCATAAAAACAACTACCAGGTGGTGGATTCCTTGCCTGATGACTCATCGCAGTGTATATTTAAGTGCTGGTTCTGTGGGCGGCTCTATGAAGACCAGGAAGAGTGGATGAGTCACGGCCAGCGGCACCTGATAGAAGCCACTAGAGACTGGGACCTCCTTTCCTCCAAGGGCG